A stretch of the Flavobacterium sp. 5 genome encodes the following:
- the pth gene encoding aminoacyl-tRNA hydrolase produces the protein MIKWIQNLFSSPKTEENIDNMKKFLIVGLGNIGSEYVNTRHNIGFKVVDFLAKKEGLSFETVKLGALAEYKFKGRTFLLLKPNTYMNLSGKAVKYWMDKENIPVENIFIITDDLNLSFGTVRIRKKGSDGGHNGLKNINLVLNTQEYTRFRFGISDEFKKGQQVDYVLGDWDDNEKAKLPERLEVASEIIKSFGTAGLENTMTTFNGK, from the coding sequence ATGATAAAATGGATACAAAACCTGTTTTCATCACCAAAAACAGAAGAGAACATAGACAATATGAAGAAATTTTTAATCGTTGGCCTTGGTAATATCGGCTCCGAATACGTAAACACCCGTCACAATATTGGTTTTAAAGTAGTCGATTTTTTAGCTAAAAAAGAAGGACTCTCTTTCGAAACCGTAAAACTAGGCGCTCTAGCCGAATACAAATTCAAAGGCAGAACTTTTTTATTACTCAAACCCAATACCTACATGAATTTAAGCGGTAAAGCCGTGAAATATTGGATGGACAAAGAAAACATTCCAGTAGAAAATATTTTTATCATCACTGATGATTTGAATCTTTCGTTCGGAACTGTTCGCATCCGTAAAAAAGGCAGTGACGGAGGTCATAACGGACTTAAAAACATCAATCTTGTATTGAACACACAAGAATATACCCGTTTCCGATTTGGTATCAGCGACGAATTCAAAAAAGGACAACAAGTCGATTATGTATTAGGAGATTGGGACGATAATGAGAAAGCAAAACTCCCAGAAAGACTGGAAGTCGCTTCCGAAATTATAAAATCTTTTGGAACAGCCGGATTAGAAAACACCATGACAACCTTCAATGGAAAATAA
- a CDS encoding reprolysin-like metallopeptidase → MNRLFFCIGFFAISFAGFSQTKSSWKEVNNSQKAATQKGNNSEARLYTLDIAEFKQSLVSLDSRISDSKGVSVAIPNSDGKIEQFLVVESSNFVPELQAQFPDIRSYSGTGITDSNASINLSISPDGVQTMVLRGDSGSEFIDPLPDNKSIYAVSTSKSRNKGDLPLTCKTVDVALNKELTKKAGQLKSNNGVFKTMRLALSCTGEYTQYFGGTVAKALAGMNATMTRVNGVFNKDLALKLLLIVNESSIIYTDAATDPYSDADAGVDGAWNLELQKNLTSIIGNANYDIGHLFGASGGGGDAGCIGCVCVNPASVDDYGKGSGFTSPSNEKPQGDAFDIDYVAHEMGHQLGANHTFSSEDFEGEGVSVEPGSGSTIMGYAGITDYDVQNLSDDYFAYASIKQIQDNLATKSCPVSTTISNQTPTVSAGLDYTIPKGTPFVLDGTASDPNGNAMTYCWEQNDSATSSETGAKSITYSDKANGPNFRSFLPSSVNKRYFPELNKVLVGQLSTTWESVSTIGRNLNFVFTARDNAASGVAQTNSDAMVVTVDGNKGPFAVTSQNTSDTGWILGSSQEITWSVNNTNLLSGASNVNIKLSTDGGLTFPIVLAANTPNDGSEIITSPSTAAKNCRILIEPVGNVFYAVNSVSFALGYSVETTCNTYTYSAPYAIPESLTYAEKTIVVPATTSLVSDVNFNVSFTHEYISDVQIEVVSPKGTTVKLFNSQCKAVNSSLALAFDDLGGALSCGKTTSQTIVPINFLSAFNGENPQGTWKLRFRDTGAGDTGTINTASIQICSSAYATLGIPSYEINDFMLYPNPNKGKFTVLFTSTDKADIRVFVSDMMGKIVYDEKFKNTGDVNMIIQLPNVKNGTYIVNVVDGDRKGVSKIIVN, encoded by the coding sequence ATGAATAGATTATTTTTTTGTATAGGTTTTTTTGCCATTAGTTTTGCTGGATTTTCACAAACCAAATCATCTTGGAAAGAAGTGAATAATTCACAAAAAGCAGCTACTCAAAAAGGGAATAATAGTGAAGCCCGTTTATATACTTTAGATATAGCCGAATTCAAGCAATCTCTTGTGAGTCTAGATTCAAGAATTTCAGATTCTAAAGGAGTTTCTGTTGCAATTCCCAATAGCGATGGTAAAATTGAGCAGTTTCTAGTGGTGGAATCTTCTAATTTTGTACCAGAATTGCAGGCACAATTTCCTGATATTCGTTCGTATTCTGGGACTGGGATTACAGACTCTAACGCCTCTATTAATTTAAGTATTTCTCCAGATGGAGTTCAAACGATGGTTTTAAGAGGTGATAGTGGCTCTGAATTTATTGATCCTTTACCGGATAACAAATCTATTTATGCAGTTTCGACTTCCAAAAGTAGAAATAAAGGAGATTTGCCTTTAACGTGTAAAACGGTAGATGTTGCTTTAAATAAAGAGTTGACTAAAAAAGCAGGTCAATTAAAATCAAATAATGGGGTTTTTAAAACCATGCGATTGGCTTTGTCTTGTACAGGAGAATATACCCAATATTTTGGTGGAACAGTTGCTAAGGCCTTGGCAGGAATGAATGCTACAATGACCAGAGTTAATGGTGTATTTAATAAAGACCTTGCGTTAAAGTTGTTGCTTATTGTCAATGAATCCAGTATAATTTATACCGACGCTGCTACAGATCCTTATTCGGATGCTGATGCAGGGGTTGATGGAGCTTGGAATTTGGAGTTGCAAAAAAATTTAACTTCAATTATAGGAAATGCAAATTATGATATTGGGCATTTGTTCGGTGCTTCAGGAGGTGGTGGTGATGCAGGTTGTATTGGTTGTGTTTGTGTAAATCCAGCTTCCGTAGATGATTATGGTAAGGGTAGTGGTTTTACTTCGCCATCAAATGAAAAACCTCAAGGGGATGCTTTCGATATAGACTATGTGGCTCATGAAATGGGGCATCAATTAGGAGCAAATCACACTTTTTCGAGCGAAGATTTTGAAGGAGAAGGAGTGAGCGTAGAGCCAGGAAGTGGTTCTACTATTATGGGATATGCAGGAATCACTGATTATGATGTTCAAAATCTTTCGGATGATTATTTTGCTTATGCCAGTATTAAACAAATTCAAGATAATTTGGCAACTAAAAGTTGTCCTGTCAGTACTACAATAAGCAATCAAACACCTACAGTAAGTGCTGGATTGGATTATACTATTCCAAAAGGAACACCTTTTGTTTTGGATGGAACGGCTTCAGATCCTAATGGAAATGCCATGACATATTGTTGGGAACAAAATGACTCTGCTACTAGTAGTGAAACTGGAGCTAAAAGTATTACCTATAGTGATAAGGCTAATGGTCCTAATTTTAGATCTTTTTTGCCTAGTAGTGTAAATAAACGGTATTTTCCTGAGTTGAATAAAGTGTTAGTTGGGCAATTGAGCACTACTTGGGAGTCGGTTTCTACTATTGGAAGGAATTTGAATTTTGTATTTACTGCTAGAGACAATGCTGCTTCGGGTGTAGCACAGACTAATTCGGATGCTATGGTTGTAACTGTTGATGGTAATAAAGGGCCTTTTGCTGTAACATCACAAAATACTTCAGATACAGGTTGGATTTTAGGATCTTCGCAAGAGATTACCTGGAGTGTGAATAATACTAATTTATTGTCTGGGGCAAGTAATGTAAATATTAAATTATCTACTGATGGTGGGTTGACTTTTCCAATAGTTTTGGCAGCCAATACACCGAATGATGGTTCTGAAATTATCACTTCACCTTCGACTGCGGCTAAAAACTGTAGAATTTTAATTGAGCCAGTGGGGAATGTTTTTTATGCAGTGAATAGTGTTTCTTTTGCTTTAGGATATAGTGTGGAGACTACTTGTAATACCTATACTTATTCTGCGCCCTATGCTATACCAGAATCATTAACGTATGCAGAGAAAACAATTGTAGTTCCTGCAACTACTTCGCTGGTTAGTGATGTTAATTTTAATGTTAGTTTTACGCATGAGTATATATCGGATGTTCAAATTGAAGTGGTAAGTCCAAAAGGAACTACTGTAAAATTATTTAATAGTCAATGTAAAGCGGTAAATAGTAGTTTGGCTTTAGCATTTGATGATTTGGGAGGAGCTTTAAGTTGTGGTAAAACTACCAGTCAAACAATTGTTCCGATTAATTTTTTATCAGCTTTTAATGGAGAGAATCCGCAAGGAACTTGGAAGTTGAGATTTAGAGATACAGGTGCTGGAGATACAGGAACAATAAACACGGCGTCAATTCAGATTTGTTCTAGTGCTTATGCTACTTTAGGTATTCCTAGTTACGAAATCAATGATTTTATGTTGTATCCTAATCCTAATAAGGGAAAATTTACTGTTTTATTTACTAGTACTGATAAGGCTGATATTCGTGTTTTTGTTAGTGATATGATGGGTAAAATAGTGTATGATGAAAAATTTAAGAATACGGGTGATGTCAATATGATTATTCAGCTTCCTAATGTAAAGAATGGAACTTATATTGTTAACGTTGTGGATGGTGATCGAAAAGGGGTTTCGAAGATTATAGTGAATTAA
- a CDS encoding bifunctional riboflavin kinase/FAD synthetase, whose protein sequence is MKIFHSINDFHVATGTTIKKTILTLGTFDGVHFGHKKILEKVTQNTENEKYESLVLTFFPHPRMVLQEDSDIKMLNTIDEKIALLDQIGIQNLVIHPFDESFSRLTAEEFVKNILVDKFHIHKIIIGHDHRFGRNRTANIDDLKRFGEEYDFEVEEISAQEIKEVSVSSTKIRHALDEGNVFLANEYLGYNYSLTGIVTKGRQLGRTIGFPTANLKVAENFKLIPKNGVYIVKSIIGSKTILGMMNIGFNPTVEGKNQTIEINYFNFEEDLYDQKITVSILKRIRDEEKFESVRHLKAQLEKDRNTALAYFENL, encoded by the coding sequence TTGAAAATTTTTCATTCTATAAATGATTTCCATGTTGCGACAGGAACCACTATAAAAAAAACGATCCTTACACTAGGAACCTTTGATGGGGTTCACTTTGGCCATAAAAAAATACTGGAAAAAGTGACTCAAAATACTGAAAATGAAAAATATGAAAGCTTAGTTCTTACTTTTTTTCCACATCCTAGAATGGTCTTACAGGAGGATTCGGACATAAAAATGCTCAATACTATTGATGAAAAAATAGCCTTATTAGATCAAATTGGGATCCAAAATTTAGTAATTCACCCTTTTGATGAAAGTTTTTCGAGATTAACTGCCGAAGAATTTGTAAAAAATATATTAGTCGATAAATTCCATATTCACAAAATAATTATCGGTCATGATCATCGTTTTGGCCGCAATCGTACTGCTAATATTGACGATCTAAAAAGATTTGGAGAGGAATATGATTTTGAAGTCGAAGAAATTTCGGCTCAGGAAATTAAAGAAGTATCGGTAAGTTCGACAAAAATCAGACATGCCTTAGATGAAGGAAATGTATTTTTGGCGAATGAATACTTGGGTTACAACTATTCATTGACTGGTATTGTTACCAAAGGCAGACAACTGGGAAGAACTATAGGATTCCCAACTGCTAATTTAAAAGTAGCAGAAAACTTTAAGCTAATTCCAAAAAATGGCGTTTACATTGTTAAGAGTATTATTGGTTCTAAAACGATTTTAGGTATGATGAATATTGGTTTTAACCCAACTGTTGAGGGCAAAAATCAAACTATAGAAATTAACTATTTTAATTTTGAAGAAGATTTATATGATCAAAAAATTACGGTTTCTATATTAAAAAGGATCCGTGATGAGGAAAAATTTGAATCTGTTAGGCATTTAAAAGCACAATTGGAAAAAGACAGAAATACAGCTTTGGCCTATTTTGAAAATTTATAG
- the bioB gene encoding biotin synthase BioB, with protein MSITKHNWTKEEIIAIYNKPMMDLLFEAASIHREHHDPNVVQVSTLVSIKTGGCSEDCGYCPQAARYNTGVEGNDLMSVNQVKAQALRAKSGGSSRVCMGAAWRNVKDGAEFDQVLEMVRTINKMDMEVCCTLGMITENQAQRLAEAGLYAYNHNLDTSEDYYKEVISTRGFEDRLQTIENVRKTSVTVCSGGIIGMGESVDDRAGMLVALSTLNPQPESVPINALVAVEGTPMQDEKPVEIWEMIRMVATTRIVMPHTQVRLSAGRMNMSREGQAMCFFAGANSIFAGDKLLTTPNPDVNEDMKMFDLLGLKPQKPFKKAAQRPTVEAVDSQFESLGEKPKWTRPSHTIEKNLEVSIKGK; from the coding sequence ATGAGTATCACAAAACACAATTGGACGAAAGAAGAAATTATTGCTATTTATAATAAACCCATGATGGATCTGCTTTTTGAAGCAGCTAGTATCCATAGGGAGCACCATGATCCCAATGTAGTTCAAGTTTCTACTTTGGTTTCTATCAAAACGGGTGGATGTTCAGAAGATTGTGGGTATTGTCCACAAGCTGCCAGATACAACACTGGTGTTGAAGGAAACGATTTAATGTCGGTAAATCAAGTAAAAGCTCAAGCTCTTAGAGCTAAATCGGGAGGTTCCTCACGCGTATGCATGGGAGCTGCCTGGAGGAATGTAAAGGATGGTGCAGAGTTTGATCAGGTTTTGGAAATGGTTCGTACTATTAACAAAATGGACATGGAGGTATGTTGTACTTTGGGTATGATAACCGAAAATCAAGCCCAACGATTGGCCGAGGCAGGTCTTTATGCTTACAATCATAACTTAGACACATCTGAAGATTATTATAAAGAGGTTATATCTACCCGCGGATTTGAAGACCGTTTACAAACTATAGAAAACGTTCGTAAAACCAGTGTTACAGTATGTAGTGGTGGAATTATTGGAATGGGAGAAAGTGTTGATGACAGAGCTGGAATGCTTGTAGCTTTATCTACTTTGAACCCTCAACCAGAATCTGTGCCTATCAATGCATTGGTTGCCGTAGAAGGAACTCCAATGCAAGACGAAAAGCCAGTAGAAATTTGGGAAATGATTCGAATGGTTGCAACGACTAGAATCGTAATGCCACATACTCAAGTACGTTTATCTGCTGGAAGAATGAATATGAGTCGTGAAGGACAAGCTATGTGTTTCTTTGCTGGAGCCAATTCTATTTTTGCCGGAGACAAATTACTTACAACACCGAATCCAGATGTAAACGAAGACATGAAAATGTTTGATTTACTAGGTTTAAAACCGCAAAAACCATTTAAAAAGGCAGCACAAAGACCAACTGTTGAAGCAGTTGATTCTCAATTTGAATCTTTAGGCGAAAAACCTAAATGGACTCGTCCTAGCCATACTATTGAGAAAAACTTAGAAGTTTCTATAAAAGGAAAATAA
- a CDS encoding T9SS sorting signal type C domain-containing protein, with the protein MDKNYFSLVASMKMTNTTCLLLLCFSASFSSYSQTITKTLVLIESPLVIPAGVGNLTANCWGAGGGGGGSNFLSAAGGGGGGGGFRTGTVTVSPVPANTQISYTIGQGGIGGSSTTMNGATGGSTIFSTVTANGGFGGYGATAIGSYGAGGAGGAGSFSGGTGASAANVIIVGLSSGGGGGGAGSGSVGLAGNGVTAGAGGTGGGGSGGSGKALLGPGGNGVDFGGGGGGGLTLLSLANSTGGKGGNGQITVNYTCPTYSISNNVTATNACVSSGTAIVTLSSTPTGLPIGTYTVIYNRSVPLGTSLEASMVVQTAGSGTFTADGLTTIGSSAITITKLKSVDCISTISINNVVNVSVIALPAIPMLGTLTQTNCVTSTGSIVLNGLPSSGIVYQVGFVNNNYTITNATGTMNITGLAVGSYSFSVSNVTCLSSSTGSVVITTPVTKTWNGSSWSPAGTPSLNDAVIFTGNATIVSPLNVCSCQINATATVVVGVARANNDIVETTNDNAILTIRSGLNVQGALRFENNASLVQINDNAVNTGNIIYKRNTSLVKNFDYVYWCSPVEDQVLNVLSPTSDRYYSHAAGNWVTQDGGNKMNPAGSGFIIRVPKLNKTYSQLVQFIGKPHNGVVSIATEVGSNENFIGNPYPSAIDADSFITHNASIIDGALYFWTHNTPRTLIGSQYVYVSNDYATYTLTGATGVWTGASSSSGIRSDRAIAAGQSFFVMSKANGNFEFTNSMRITDSGRNSQFFKQADSKQIAAIEKDRVWLNLTNTEGAFKQLLVGYITGATNEFDKLYDGISFNGNSYIDFYSVNNLENYSIQGRGLPFEATDEVPLGYKTTIAGTFQISIDDVDGAMTNQAVYLEDKSNNSIHDLKSGAYSFLTEIGTFNDRFVLRFTDTKLSTVDFEIKEKDVVVLVKNSQIKINSFKQIISSIKVFDLKGSLLYEKNKVNNNKFVIAELASSDQVLIVKTQLEEGKWVSEKIIFQN; encoded by the coding sequence ATGGATAAAAATTATTTTTCTTTGGTTGCATCAATGAAAATGACTAATACCACTTGTCTTTTATTGTTGTGTTTCTCAGCTTCATTCTCTTCTTATAGTCAAACTATTACTAAAACGTTAGTTCTTATAGAAAGCCCTCTTGTAATACCTGCAGGAGTTGGTAATTTGACAGCCAATTGTTGGGGAGCAGGTGGTGGTGGTGGTGGTTCTAATTTTTTAAGCGCAGCTGGCGGTGGCGGAGGCGGTGGCGGTTTTAGAACGGGAACAGTTACTGTTTCGCCAGTTCCAGCAAATACTCAAATTAGTTACACTATTGGTCAAGGAGGAATAGGTGGTTCATCTACGACAATGAATGGTGCGACTGGGGGATCTACAATTTTTTCTACAGTCACGGCTAATGGTGGATTTGGAGGATATGGAGCTACTGCCATTGGTAGTTATGGAGCAGGAGGAGCAGGAGGAGCAGGTAGTTTTTCAGGAGGTACAGGTGCTAGTGCTGCCAATGTTATTATAGTTGGTTTGTCTAGCGGCGGCGGCGGCGGCGGCGCAGGTTCAGGTTCGGTAGGTTTAGCAGGGAATGGAGTTACAGCGGGTGCAGGTGGTACAGGTGGCGGAGGATCTGGAGGATCTGGAAAGGCATTACTTGGACCTGGAGGTAACGGAGTTGATTTTGGCGGTGGCGGTGGCGGTGGTCTTACATTGTTAAGTTTGGCTAATAGTACAGGAGGAAAAGGAGGAAATGGTCAAATTACAGTAAACTATACTTGTCCTACTTATAGTATTTCAAATAATGTCACAGCAACAAACGCTTGTGTTAGCTCAGGAACAGCAATAGTTACATTGAGCTCGACTCCTACAGGATTGCCTATTGGGACATATACAGTAATTTATAATAGAAGCGTTCCGCTTGGAACAAGTCTTGAAGCTTCGATGGTGGTTCAAACTGCAGGAAGTGGAACTTTTACTGCTGATGGACTAACGACTATTGGTTCAAGTGCGATAACAATAACAAAATTAAAATCTGTGGATTGTATAAGTACTATTAGTATTAATAATGTAGTTAATGTTTCTGTAATTGCTTTGCCAGCGATTCCAATGCTAGGTACACTAACGCAAACTAATTGTGTTACTTCAACAGGAAGTATAGTATTAAATGGATTACCTTCTTCGGGAATAGTATATCAAGTAGGATTTGTAAATAATAATTATACAATTACAAATGCAACAGGAACAATGAATATTACTGGTTTGGCTGTAGGGTCCTATAGTTTTTCGGTATCAAATGTAACTTGTCTTTCATCCTCTACTGGAAGTGTCGTAATTACTACACCTGTGACTAAAACATGGAACGGTTCTTCATGGTCACCTGCTGGCACGCCTTCACTGAATGATGCTGTTATTTTTACAGGAAATGCTACTATAGTTTCGCCATTAAATGTTTGTTCATGTCAAATTAATGCAACGGCTACAGTTGTTGTTGGAGTCGCACGAGCAAACAATGACATTGTAGAAACTACAAATGATAATGCTATATTAACGATTCGAAGCGGTTTGAATGTACAAGGTGCATTAAGATTCGAGAACAATGCGAGTTTGGTTCAGATAAATGATAATGCTGTAAATACAGGAAATATTATTTACAAGCGGAACACCTCATTGGTAAAGAATTTTGATTACGTGTATTGGTGTTCACCTGTAGAAGATCAAGTGCTAAATGTATTGTCTCCAACTAGTGATAGATATTATAGCCATGCAGCTGGGAATTGGGTTACACAAGATGGAGGCAATAAAATGAACCCTGCTGGAAGTGGATTTATTATTCGAGTACCTAAATTAAATAAAACGTATTCTCAATTGGTTCAATTTATTGGAAAACCACATAATGGAGTAGTTTCGATAGCAACAGAAGTAGGGTCTAATGAAAATTTTATAGGCAATCCTTATCCCTCAGCAATTGATGCCGATTCGTTTATTACTCATAATGCCTCAATAATTGATGGGGCATTATATTTCTGGACTCATAATACTCCCAGAACACTAATAGGTTCTCAATATGTGTATGTTTCTAATGATTATGCGACCTATACTTTAACGGGAGCTACAGGTGTATGGACGGGTGCATCGTCATCCTCTGGAATTCGATCAGATCGAGCTATTGCTGCAGGTCAGTCCTTTTTTGTAATGAGCAAGGCAAATGGTAATTTTGAATTTACAAATTCGATGCGAATTACTGATTCAGGAAGGAATAGTCAATTCTTTAAGCAAGCAGATTCAAAGCAAATTGCAGCGATAGAGAAGGACAGGGTATGGCTGAATTTGACAAATACCGAAGGAGCTTTCAAACAATTATTAGTGGGCTATATAACAGGAGCTACTAATGAGTTCGATAAATTGTACGATGGTATAAGTTTTAATGGAAACAGCTATATTGATTTTTATAGTGTTAATAATTTGGAAAATTATAGTATTCAGGGGCGTGGGTTACCTTTTGAAGCTACCGATGAAGTACCATTAGGGTATAAAACTACAATAGCTGGAACCTTTCAGATTAGTATTGATGATGTTGATGGTGCCATGACCAATCAAGCAGTTTATTTGGAAGATAAAAGCAACAATAGTATTCATGATCTAAAGAGTGGAGCATATTCATTTTTAACAGAAATTGGAACGTTTAATGATCGTTTTGTACTGCGGTTTACAGATACTAAATTGAGTACAGTAGATTTTGAAATCAAAGAAAAAGATGTTGTTGTATTGGTGAAAAATAGTCAAATAAAAATCAATTCTTTTAAACAAATTATATCCTCTATAAAGGTGTTTGATTTGAAAGGAAGTTTGCTATACGAGAAAAACAAAGTAAATAATAATAAATTTGTTATAGCTGAATTAGCATCAAGTGATCAGGTTTTGATTGTTAAGACGCAATTGGAAGAAGGGAAGTGGGTCAGCGAAAAAATTATCTTTCAAAATTAA
- a CDS encoding fibronectin type III domain-containing protein, with protein sequence MKIFLQILIYSLPFLSFGQSIFSNSIDGVNPNDSNPYTFGQYVDPNISVTGIGRGTALYEVNANDRYDAKSWGFATLDSNAYFEFTIIPNTGKEIDFVSFVYTGQISPNGPIRFAFRSSVDNFTSDIGIITANGATVSLSAVPFQNITSSISFRIYGWNTTAGTGTFSINNFKFNGIISCSLPKAPVLTETSLSCSATSFNLHWEALLFSENYFIDVATDAGFLNYLLGYKDKALGNVLSETISGLSAGKTYYVRMHSMNNCGISVYSNVIEVAPPVTVYDGVWSNGTPDANKNVRFLKDFNVDNLLEACSCQIDDGVAVHVDSDAIVKLQNDLDIIGDGSLKFENNATLIQVNDKAVNTGKINYVRNTSTVENFDYVYWCSPVENQMLNLFSPNSDRYYSYETGAWVMQNGTNRMNPVGKGFIIRVPKAYTSAVQTFEFSGVPNNGEVWVDVGVVKSNLIGNPYPSAINAKVFMMDPHNSKISGGLYFWTHNTKRKLEGSQYVYTSSDYTLYNLTGGAGPAPSTNGLGVTPSGEIAAGQAFFVASSESSQFYFNNAMRISDSGSNTQFFKPSNTKKSTEIEKNRIWLNLTNDGGAFKQLLVGYITGATNDFDRLYDGVSFNGNTYIDFYSVSNLKNFTIQGRKLPFDPTDEVPLGYKTTIAGTFQISIDNSDGILMNQSVYLEDKTANSIHDLKRGAYSFTTEIGTFNDRFVLRYSDISKLGVDDNFVKERKVVISVKNSQIKINSFDEVISSIRVYDLKGGLLYNKNKVNKYEFIVEHLTSNDQLLIVTIQLENEKRVSEKIIFHD encoded by the coding sequence ATGAAAATATTTTTACAGATTTTAATATACAGTTTACCTTTTTTATCTTTTGGGCAATCAATATTTAGTAATTCAATAGACGGAGTTAATCCTAATGATTCGAATCCTTATACCTTTGGTCAGTATGTTGATCCCAATATTTCAGTTACTGGAATTGGAAGAGGAACTGCATTATATGAAGTGAATGCCAATGATCGGTATGATGCAAAAAGTTGGGGTTTTGCCACGTTGGACTCTAATGCTTATTTTGAATTTACTATAATTCCCAACACTGGAAAGGAAATTGATTTTGTTAGTTTTGTATATACAGGTCAAATTTCTCCTAACGGACCCATCCGTTTTGCGTTTCGCTCTAGTGTAGATAATTTTACTTCAGATATTGGTATTATCACTGCCAATGGTGCTACTGTTTCTTTATCTGCAGTACCTTTTCAAAATATTACTTCTTCCATTAGTTTTCGAATATATGGTTGGAACACCACAGCAGGGACAGGAACTTTTAGTATAAATAATTTTAAATTTAATGGAATTATTTCTTGTTCATTGCCAAAAGCACCAGTTCTGACCGAAACAAGTCTTAGTTGTTCGGCTACTTCTTTTAATTTGCATTGGGAAGCTTTATTATTTTCTGAAAATTATTTTATTGATGTAGCTACTGATGCTGGTTTTCTGAATTATCTGCTAGGATATAAAGACAAGGCATTAGGTAACGTTTTATCCGAAACTATTTCGGGTTTATCGGCAGGAAAGACTTATTATGTTCGAATGCACTCAATGAATAATTGTGGAATAAGTGTTTATTCAAATGTGATTGAAGTAGCTCCTCCTGTAACAGTATATGATGGTGTTTGGTCTAATGGAACTCCAGATGCAAATAAAAATGTACGTTTTTTGAAAGATTTCAATGTGGATAATTTGCTTGAAGCTTGCTCTTGTCAAATTGATGATGGTGTTGCTGTTCATGTTGATTCGGATGCGATTGTAAAACTTCAAAATGATTTAGATATTATTGGAGATGGTAGTTTAAAATTCGAGAACAATGCCACTTTGATTCAGGTAAATGATAAAGCTGTAAATACAGGTAAAATTAATTATGTCCGTAATACTTCTACAGTAGAGAATTTTGATTATGTATATTGGTGTTCGCCTGTTGAAAATCAGATGTTAAACTTGTTTTCTCCAAATAGTGATAGATATTATAGTTATGAAACTGGGGCTTGGGTTATGCAGAATGGCACAAATAGAATGAATCCAGTGGGGAAAGGATTTATTATTCGAGTACCCAAAGCATATACCAGCGCAGTTCAAACATTTGAGTTTTCTGGAGTTCCAAATAATGGAGAAGTTTGGGTTGATGTTGGAGTAGTTAAAAGTAATTTAATTGGTAATCCGTATCCTTCTGCAATAAATGCTAAAGTGTTTATGATGGATCCCCATAATTCCAAAATTTCTGGAGGGTTATATTTTTGGACGCATAATACTAAAAGAAAATTAGAGGGTTCACAATATGTGTATACTTCAAGTGATTATACTCTTTATAATTTAACAGGTGGAGCTGGTCCCGCTCCAAGTACAAATGGTTTGGGAGTAACTCCTTCTGGTGAAATAGCTGCTGGTCAAGCCTTTTTTGTTGCCAGTTCTGAATCTAGTCAGTTTTATTTTAATAATGCTATGCGAATTTCGGATTCTGGATCGAATACACAATTTTTTAAACCATCTAATACTAAGAAATCGACCGAGATAGAAAAGAATAGGATTTGGCTGAATTTGACTAATGATGGAGGAGCTTTTAAGCAATTGTTAGTAGGGTATATAACAGGTGCAACCAATGATTTTGATCGATTGTATGATGGAGTAAGTTTTAATGGGAATACATATATAGATTTTTATAGTGTAAGCAATTTAAAGAATTTTACTATCCAAGGACGTAAATTGCCATTTGATCCTACTGATGAAGTTCCGTTAGGCTATAAAACCACTATAGCGGGAACTTTTCAAATTAGTATTGATAATAGTGATGGTATTTTAATGAATCAGTCGGTCTATTTAGAAGATAAAACAGCGAATAGTATTCATGATTTAAAAAGGGGTGCCTATTCTTTTACTACTGAAATTGGTACGTTTAATGATCGTTTTGTTTTGCGATATAGTGATATTTCTAAATTAGGTGTCGATGATAATTTTGTCAAAGAAAGGAAAGTAGTAATATCAGTGAAAAATAGCCAAATTAAAATTAACTCTTTCGATGAAGTCATATCATCCATAAGAGTATATGATTTGAAAGGTGGCTTACTTTATAATAAAAATAAAGTTAATAAATATGAATTTATAGTTGAGCATTTGACTTCGAATGATCAATTATTAATTGTAACTATTCAATTGGAAAATGAAAAAAGGGTTAGTGAAAAAATCATTTTTCATGATTAA